One window of Candidatus Nanopelagicales bacterium genomic DNA carries:
- the purN gene encoding phosphoribosylglycinamide formyltransferase, giving the protein MWRPTLPRPLTRPRPGGDPQPRDKQDEPSDAAETIIDLTDSGSHPTVGAGGLSDKAGDLTEQPPDDSGEAAGARPRTSLRIPLDIPVPGRLNAATVRRYAAAAGRLAILSPRSDRLPAPIGAAWAALWAAAVGMLTALLITVVSGVIDPGVGPASLVWLVAHHAPLTTDSGTVTLLPLGLLLLTVPPLRRAGRFLVAQAAGPLQVTATLAGIGYVVIAVFAAWSHPELPSVALFRAAVWAALLVVVAGGWGVQRQRLGRLPRPPFVAGVAVSVALPLAVATVLCLVSIVTAAPQILDTQARVASSGTDQVGLVLVQLAYLPNLILWAAAFVIGPGISLGADHVLSPFVASPAVVPDLPVLAAVPVDPPNWTALLPIVVALSGACGSLVFARLLPEARLRRRITRALTLAAVSGLVWWVLLSLAGGSLGDGRLEALGPVAGAAFVGALLTAAGSLMWALLPTLASERATGGHRLEGPGRHRRQGWPHPGRSAVREIQPTPYDVGVKRVPVLALASGTGTLFQALVDAAFESDFPADIVALVTDQPRCGAVGRARGAGIPVEIVPPSDFADKAEWDGELTARARAYDAQWVISVGFMRLLGPQFLAEFPQRVLNTHPSLLPAFPGVQPVVDAVAYGVKITGCTVHVVDEGMDTGPVVAQRSVVVDPSDTPDELHDRIKTVERQLIVEVIDRVATYGLQINGRKAIIP; this is encoded by the coding sequence GTGTGGCGGCCTACTCTTCCCCGACCTCTGACGCGACCTCGTCCCGGAGGTGATCCCCAACCACGGGACAAGCAGGACGAACCGAGCGATGCAGCGGAAACCATCATCGATCTCACCGACAGCGGCAGCCACCCAACCGTCGGGGCCGGTGGCCTGAGCGACAAGGCCGGAGACCTGACCGAACAGCCCCCCGACGACTCAGGGGAGGCAGCTGGTGCCCGGCCCCGCACCTCGCTGCGCATCCCGCTCGACATCCCGGTGCCCGGCCGGCTCAACGCCGCCACCGTGCGCCGCTACGCCGCCGCAGCCGGACGCCTGGCGATCCTGTCGCCGCGTTCGGATCGGTTGCCAGCGCCGATCGGTGCCGCTTGGGCCGCGTTGTGGGCTGCGGCGGTGGGGATGCTCACGGCACTGCTGATCACGGTCGTGTCCGGGGTTATCGATCCGGGTGTGGGCCCGGCCAGCCTGGTGTGGCTGGTCGCGCACCACGCGCCGCTGACCACCGACTCCGGCACGGTCACGCTGTTGCCCCTGGGTCTCCTCCTGCTCACGGTCCCACCCTTGCGCCGCGCCGGCCGCTTCCTCGTCGCCCAGGCAGCCGGGCCGCTCCAGGTCACCGCGACACTCGCCGGCATCGGGTACGTGGTGATCGCGGTGTTTGCCGCGTGGTCCCATCCGGAACTGCCCTCTGTGGCACTGTTCCGGGCTGCGGTGTGGGCCGCTCTGCTGGTTGTCGTCGCGGGTGGTTGGGGCGTCCAACGGCAGCGCTTGGGCCGGTTGCCGCGGCCGCCTTTCGTGGCGGGAGTCGCCGTCAGCGTCGCGCTCCCGCTGGCGGTCGCGACCGTGCTGTGCCTCGTGTCGATCGTCACCGCGGCACCGCAGATCCTCGATACCCAGGCGCGTGTCGCCTCCTCCGGCACCGACCAGGTGGGCCTGGTCCTGGTGCAGTTGGCCTACCTGCCCAACCTGATCCTGTGGGCGGCCGCGTTCGTCATCGGTCCTGGTATCAGCCTGGGCGCCGATCACGTCCTGTCGCCTTTCGTGGCGTCCCCCGCTGTTGTGCCCGACCTGCCGGTGCTGGCGGCGGTCCCTGTGGATCCCCCCAACTGGACTGCCCTGCTGCCCATCGTGGTCGCGCTGTCCGGGGCCTGCGGATCGCTCGTGTTCGCCCGGCTCCTACCCGAAGCCCGGCTGCGGCGCCGGATCACCCGGGCACTGACCCTGGCCGCGGTGTCCGGCCTCGTGTGGTGGGTCCTGCTGTCGCTGGCCGGTGGGTCACTCGGTGACGGACGGCTCGAGGCGCTCGGGCCGGTGGCCGGCGCGGCGTTCGTGGGTGCTCTGCTCACGGCGGCGGGTTCGCTCATGTGGGCGCTGCTGCCGACCCTGGCCTCGGAGCGCGCGACCGGTGGCCACCGACTTGAAGGACCGGGTCGCCACCGCCGCCAAGGATGGCCGCATCCCGGTCGGTCGGCGGTCCGAGAAATCCAGCCAACCCCCTACGATGTCGGTGTGAAGCGCGTTCCCGTCCTGGCCCTCGCCTCAGGAACGGGAACCCTGTTCCAGGCTCTTGTGGACGCTGCGTTCGAATCGGACTTCCCCGCCGACATCGTCGCCCTCGTTACCGATCAACCTCGCTGCGGCGCAGTCGGCCGGGCTCGCGGCGCTGGGATCCCCGTCGAGATCGTGCCGCCGAGCGACTTCGCCGACAAAGCCGAATGGGACGGCGAACTCACCGCCCGTGCTCGGGCCTACGACGCGCAGTGGGTCATCTCGGTGGGGTTCATGCGGCTGCTTGGTCCGCAGTTCCTCGCCGAGTTCCCGCAGCGGGTCCTCAACACCCACCCGTCGCTGCTGCCCGCTTTCCCCGGGGTGCAGCCGGTGGTGGACGCCGTGGCCTACGGAGTCAAGATCACGGGCTGCACAGTCCACGTCGTGGACGAGGGCATGGACACCGGGCCCGTCGTGGCCCAACGCAGCGTCGTGGTCGACCCCAGCGACACCCCCGACGAGCTCCACGACCGGATCAAGACGGTCGAGCGGCAGTTGATCGTCGAAGTCATCGACCGCGTGGCCACCTACGGTCTGCAGATCAACGGAAGGAAGGCGATCATCCCGTGA